In one window of Niallia sp. Man26 DNA:
- a CDS encoding PadR family transcriptional regulator, producing MSFQLGSSLLDACVLAVLAKSDAYGYSLTQQVREIMDISESTLYPVLRRLQKKDYLTTYDQPYQGRNRRYYRITDSGIEKYQELIQEWLEHKQKIDSVLLGGIKDD from the coding sequence ATGTCTTTTCAGCTTGGTTCCTCGTTACTTGATGCCTGTGTTCTTGCAGTCTTGGCTAAGAGTGATGCATATGGTTATTCCCTTACACAGCAAGTGCGTGAGATTATGGATATTTCCGAATCAACACTTTATCCTGTACTGCGCAGGCTTCAAAAGAAAGATTACTTAACAACATATGATCAACCATATCAAGGCAGAAATCGGCGATATTACCGAATTACAGATAGTGGGATTGAAAAGTACCAAGAACTTATTCAAGAATGGTTGGAGCATAAGCAAAAAATTGATTCTGTCCTATTAGGAGGTATAAAAGATGACTAA
- a CDS encoding DUF1700 domain-containing protein, translating into MTKEEYLKKLRLKIKKLPDEEVNEAIEYYHQYFEEAGAENSQAVIASLGSPAFVASQILADYATKDLDTHKNTTKKNFSAIWFIILATVASPIALPLALFIICLAVTLILVCGVTILTFFIFIIGLPICGLFSIISGAAVILQDWQTAIFFIGIGIIALGIGLLLFSPFVQFSKKVSASIVKLLKKLLDTFSMKRKEEI; encoded by the coding sequence ATGACTAAAGAAGAGTATTTAAAAAAGCTCCGATTGAAGATTAAGAAATTGCCAGATGAGGAGGTAAATGAGGCAATAGAATATTATCATCAATATTTTGAGGAGGCTGGCGCAGAAAATTCCCAAGCAGTGATTGCTAGCTTAGGTTCTCCAGCATTTGTTGCATCCCAAATTCTTGCAGATTATGCCACTAAGGACTTGGATACTCATAAAAACACTACCAAGAAGAATTTCTCCGCCATTTGGTTTATCATCCTGGCTACTGTAGCTTCTCCCATAGCTTTGCCATTGGCACTATTCATCATTTGCTTAGCAGTAACATTAATTTTAGTATGCGGTGTTACCATTCTTACTTTTTTCATTTTTATCATAGGCTTACCTATTTGTGGCCTATTCAGCATTATTTCTGGCGCTGCAGTTATTCTGCAAGATTGGCAAACAGCTATTTTCTTTATAGGAATAGGCATTATTGCATTGGGAATTGGCTTACTCTTATTTTCACCATTTGTCCAATTCTCCAAAAAGGTAAGCGCGAGTATTGTTAAATTACTAAAAAAACTGCTCGATACATTTAGCATGAAACGCAAGGAGGAAATATAA
- a CDS encoding ring-cleaving dioxygenase, with translation MSKKTMGIHHITAIVGHPQENVDFYAGVLGLRLVKQTVNFDDPGTYHLYFGNEGGKPGTIITFFPWAGAKQGVIGDGQVGVTAYAVPAGAMAFWEKRLESFQIPFTKMERFGEQYLEFDDPHGLHLEIVERADGETNTWTFGGVTPEVAIKGFAGATLLSAQPEKTADLLENVMGLELVGKEGDFARYRATADIGSIIDLKLTSIGRGQMGVGTVHHIAWRAIDDADHLDWQEYIADNGYGVTAVRDRNYFNAIYFKEHGEILFEIATDPPGFAHDESQQTMGESLKLPAQYEQHRAQLEKVLIPIEVKPLD, from the coding sequence ATGAGCAAAAAAACAATGGGAATTCACCACATTACAGCAATTGTCGGCCATCCACAAGAAAATGTAGACTTTTATGCAGGGGTTCTAGGCTTAAGATTAGTAAAGCAAACAGTCAACTTCGATGATCCAGGAACATATCATCTATACTTTGGTAATGAAGGAGGAAAACCTGGTACCATCATCACCTTCTTTCCATGGGCCGGAGCAAAACAAGGAGTAATCGGAGATGGGCAAGTTGGTGTTACTGCGTATGCAGTGCCAGCAGGAGCAATGGCATTCTGGGAAAAAAGGCTGGAAAGTTTCCAAATACCATTTACTAAAATGGAGAGATTTGGAGAACAGTATCTTGAATTCGATGACCCACATGGTCTTCATCTAGAAATAGTCGAAAGAGCAGACGGAGAAACAAACACATGGACTTTTGGTGGCGTGACTCCAGAAGTCGCAATAAAAGGTTTTGCTGGAGCTACTTTATTATCCGCACAGCCAGAAAAAACGGCTGACTTGCTGGAAAATGTGATGGGTCTTGAATTAGTCGGCAAAGAAGGAGATTTTGCCCGCTACCGTGCAACAGCTGATATTGGTAGTATCATCGATCTGAAATTAACATCTATTGGCCGCGGTCAGATGGGAGTCGGAACAGTCCACCATATTGCATGGCGTGCTATTGATGACGCAGACCACTTAGATTGGCAGGAATATATTGCAGACAATGGTTATGGAGTAACAGCTGTTCGTGATAGAAACTACTTTAATGCCATTTACTTTAAAGAACACGGAGAAATTTTATTCGAGATTGCAACAGATCCTCCAGGATTTGCGCATGATGAATCTCAACAAACAATGGGAGAGAGTTTAAAGCTGCCAGCTCAATACGAGCAGCATAGAGCACAGCTTGAAAAAGTGCTTATTCCGATAGAAGTAAAACCACTTGATTAA
- a CDS encoding NADPH-dependent FMN reductase — protein MGFFNKLFGTKQEEVVKMEKLNIGIVLGSTREGRVSPQVGAWVKELADKRGDANYTIIDIADYKLPFLGEPGADASGAAAWSEIIAKQDGFVFIVQEYNHSITGALKNALDFLRDEWNNKAAGIVSYGSVGGARAAEHLRGILGELLVADVRVHPALSLFTDFENGTEFKPKEVQADSVNQMLDQVIPWSTALKTIRK, from the coding sequence ATGGGTTTTTTCAATAAATTATTTGGAACAAAACAAGAGGAGGTAGTAAAAATGGAAAAATTAAATATTGGAATCGTATTAGGATCAACTCGTGAGGGACGTGTAAGTCCACAAGTAGGAGCATGGGTAAAAGAACTAGCAGACAAACGCGGTGACGCAAACTACACAATCATTGATATTGCAGATTATAAATTGCCATTCCTTGGTGAGCCAGGAGCAGACGCATCAGGTGCAGCAGCATGGTCAGAAATTATTGCTAAACAAGATGGATTCGTGTTTATTGTGCAGGAATACAACCACTCCATTACAGGTGCTTTAAAAAATGCTTTAGACTTCCTGCGTGATGAATGGAATAACAAAGCAGCAGGAATTGTATCGTACGGCTCAGTCGGAGGAGCACGCGCTGCAGAACATTTACGCGGCATTTTAGGTGAGCTGCTAGTTGCAGATGTTCGTGTTCATCCAGCATTGTCCTTGTTCACTGATTTTGAAAACGGCACAGAATTTAAACCGAAAGAAGTGCAAGCAGATTCTGTTAACCAAATGCTAGACCAAGTAATTCCATGGTCTACTGCTCTAAAAACAATCCGTAAATAA
- a CDS encoding LysR family transcriptional regulator: MNPYYAFIKAIETGSFTKAAEQLGYTQSAVSQMIHTLEKELSSTLIIRSRTGITLTPDGEELLPFIRKIYNSHRELIERRKEMEGLESGLIRIGTFSSVSSQWLPRLMKDFKENYPAVHFELHQGDYTDIANWIKEGSVDFGFVNPYGITNLTIIRLQADDMLAVLPVDHPLASLDRIPLHSLTEDPFILLEEGEVSEALTTFEQHRFEPNIHYHVHDDYTIMSMIEQGLGISILPGLVLQRCPYRISTKPLIPSVVRTISLAYKDKRVLPIACRHFIDFVLERYREPKVIKK, encoded by the coding sequence ATGAATCCATATTACGCCTTTATCAAAGCGATTGAAACAGGCAGTTTTACGAAAGCTGCCGAACAGCTTGGCTATACGCAATCAGCCGTCAGTCAAATGATACATACACTTGAAAAAGAGCTTTCATCTACATTAATCATACGATCTCGAACAGGGATAACACTGACCCCTGACGGAGAAGAACTTCTCCCATTCATCAGGAAAATATATAATTCTCATCGAGAGCTGATTGAGAGACGAAAAGAAATGGAAGGTCTTGAAAGCGGGCTTATACGGATTGGCACCTTTTCGAGTGTCTCCAGCCAGTGGCTACCAAGACTAATGAAGGATTTTAAAGAGAATTATCCAGCTGTTCATTTTGAACTGCATCAAGGAGATTATACGGACATCGCCAATTGGATTAAAGAAGGAAGTGTCGATTTTGGCTTTGTAAATCCATATGGAATAACAAATCTGACAATAATCAGATTACAAGCTGATGATATGCTTGCTGTCTTGCCAGTAGATCATCCATTGGCAAGCCTTGATCGTATTCCCCTCCACAGCTTGACCGAAGATCCCTTCATTCTGTTAGAGGAAGGTGAAGTCAGTGAAGCTTTGACTACTTTTGAGCAACACCGTTTTGAACCAAATATTCACTACCACGTACATGATGACTATACGATTATGTCCATGATAGAACAGGGACTTGGCATTTCTATTTTGCCTGGTCTTGTGCTCCAAAGATGCCCTTACCGCATCAGCACAAAACCACTCATCCCTTCTGTTGTACGCACCATCAGCCTTGCATACAAAGACAAACGAGTACTGCCGATTGCCTGCAGGCATTTTATTGATTTTGTATTAGAGAGATATCGGGAGCCTAAAGTCATTAAAAAATAG
- a CDS encoding nuclear transport factor 2 family protein — MKVVSAKDCGNSPKKLFIQNHLIASAKKDIFELEATFAADIIWTIAGSDRICGKKEVLDSFNKNCTDNIVEVGIHHIITHGSTAAANGSYKTANNSQISFCHVYSFVSAGKNIIKEMTTYLIRV, encoded by the coding sequence ATGAAAGTAGTGAGTGCAAAAGATTGTGGGAACTCCCCTAAGAAGCTTTTTATCCAAAATCATCTTATAGCTTCCGCAAAAAAAGACATTTTTGAGCTGGAAGCAACTTTCGCTGCTGATATTATTTGGACAATAGCAGGGAGTGACAGAATTTGTGGAAAAAAAGAAGTATTAGATAGCTTCAATAAAAATTGCACTGATAACATAGTGGAAGTCGGAATCCATCATATTATTACACATGGCAGTACGGCCGCCGCTAACGGCAGCTATAAAACAGCTAATAACAGCCAAATTTCCTTCTGTCATGTTTACAGCTTCGTTAGTGCTGGTAAAAATATCATTAAGGAAATGACTACATATTTAATAAGAGTATAA
- a CDS encoding DoxX family protein — translation MEDVGLLIIRIMVGIVFLYYGSQKLFGLFGGHGIKGTGGWFESIGVKPGIPAAFLSGLGEFVSGILMILGLFLPVAAVIITIIMAGAIVKVHGSKGFAAGGGGFEYNLMLIVVAIGLALIGPGAFALSL, via the coding sequence ATGGAAGATGTAGGTTTGCTTATAATTAGAATAATGGTTGGAATTGTGTTTTTATATTATGGATCTCAGAAGCTGTTTGGCTTATTTGGAGGACATGGTATTAAAGGAACAGGCGGATGGTTTGAGTCAATCGGTGTAAAGCCAGGTATTCCGGCAGCGTTTTTAAGCGGTCTGGGCGAATTTGTAAGTGGGATTTTAATGATTCTCGGTTTGTTTTTACCTGTAGCAGCAGTTATTATAACCATTATTATGGCAGGAGCAATTGTAAAGGTGCATGGTTCTAAAGGCTTCGCTGCTGGTGGTGGCGGGTTTGAATATAACCTAATGCTAATAGTTGTGGCAATAGGACTTGCATTAATTGGTCCAGGAGCATTTGCATTAAGTTTATAA
- a CDS encoding GNAT family N-acetyltransferase — MARHNYIISPYHPMYADQTVKMWRDSKEKAIGQKEVHSMENQITFLNDILPDKYKIELAIADNKIVGMIAYNDREISQLYIHLDYQGIGIGQTLLDKAKEQSSGKLSLYTFEVNVNAQRFYEKNGFRIIGRGHENEENLPDIQYEWTV; from the coding sequence ATGGCCCGACACAACTACATCATAAGCCCTTACCATCCTATGTATGCTGACCAGACGGTCAAGATGTGGAGAGACAGCAAGGAAAAAGCTATTGGTCAAAAAGAAGTTCATAGTATGGAAAACCAGATTACCTTTTTAAATGATATATTGCCTGACAAATATAAAATAGAATTGGCGATAGCCGATAACAAAATCGTTGGAATGATTGCCTATAATGATAGGGAAATAAGCCAGCTTTATATCCATCTGGACTATCAAGGAATCGGGATAGGTCAAACATTATTAGACAAGGCAAAAGAACAATCCAGTGGGAAATTATCATTATATACATTTGAAGTTAATGTAAACGCACAACGTTTTTATGAGAAGAATGGTTTTAGGATCATTGGCAGAGGACATGAAAATGAAGAGAATCTACCTGATATTCAATATGAATGGACAGTTTAA
- a CDS encoding ring-cleaving dioxygenase: MNELKGLHHITAITSSAEKIYEFFTYVLGLRLVKKTVNQDDIQTYHLYFTDDVGSPGTDMTFFDFPGIPKGVHGTNEISKTSFRVPTDAALEYWVKRFDKYDVKHKGIQEQFGKKILSFADFDDQQYQLISDEQNEGVAAGTPWQNGPVPLENAITGLGPIFVRTSYFDYFKEVLEKVFLMREAAQEGSFHLFEMGEGGNGAQVIVEFNNTLPQARQGFGTVHHAAFRVADRKELDQWQSRLASFKLPNSGFVERYYFGSLYSNVAPQILFELATDGPGFMGDEPYETLGEKLSLPPFFESKREEIEKLVRPINTVRSNLEIDKEYL; this comes from the coding sequence ATGAATGAGTTAAAAGGACTTCATCACATTACCGCTATAACTAGCAGCGCTGAAAAAATTTATGAATTTTTCACATACGTTTTAGGATTGCGTCTCGTGAAAAAAACAGTCAATCAAGATGACATTCAAACATATCATTTATACTTTACTGATGATGTTGGAAGTCCTGGGACAGATATGACATTCTTTGATTTCCCTGGTATTCCAAAGGGAGTGCATGGCACAAACGAGATTTCCAAAACCTCCTTCCGCGTGCCGACAGATGCAGCTCTTGAGTATTGGGTGAAACGTTTTGACAAATACGATGTGAAGCATAAAGGTATTCAAGAACAATTTGGGAAAAAGATACTTTCATTTGCTGATTTTGATGACCAGCAATATCAGTTGATTTCAGATGAACAGAATGAAGGGGTTGCAGCAGGTACACCTTGGCAAAATGGTCCAGTTCCATTGGAAAATGCTATTACTGGACTTGGCCCAATCTTTGTTCGCACCTCTTACTTTGATTATTTCAAAGAAGTGTTAGAAAAAGTATTTTTAATGAGAGAAGCAGCTCAGGAAGGCTCCTTCCATCTGTTTGAAATGGGAGAAGGCGGCAACGGAGCACAAGTTATTGTGGAATTCAATAATACCCTTCCACAAGCAAGACAAGGCTTCGGTACTGTTCACCATGCTGCCTTCCGCGTTGCCGATCGCAAAGAATTAGATCAGTGGCAAAGCCGTTTAGCAAGCTTTAAGTTGCCAAACTCCGGGTTTGTAGAGCGCTACTACTTCGGATCACTGTACTCTAATGTTGCACCACAAATATTATTCGAACTAGCAACAGATGGGCCTGGGTTTATGGGGGATGAGCCATATGAAACACTCGGCGAAAAATTATCACTGCCACCATTTTTTGAATCAAAACGGGAAGAGATTGAGAAGCTTGTCCGCCCGATTAACACTGTTCGCAGCAATTTAGAAATAGACAAAGAATACTTGTAA
- a CDS encoding NUDIX hydrolase: MEPKWLEWSKQLQAISQAGLSYSKDVYDIERFEAIRKISVEIMAMHTEVDSTIIKDLFANETGYATPKVDIRAAVFKNNRILLVKEKTDGKWALPGGWGDIGLSPSEVAVKEVKEESGFDVKATKLMAVFDKKFHGHPPSPSHVYKILINCKIIGGNAEVGIETSEVQFFAEDALPPLSLPRNTEAQIQIAFKHHYNANEPVYFD; encoded by the coding sequence ATGGAACCTAAATGGCTGGAATGGTCGAAGCAACTACAAGCGATTTCCCAAGCAGGCTTATCGTATTCAAAGGATGTATATGATATAGAAAGGTTCGAAGCAATCCGTAAAATAAGTGTAGAGATAATGGCTATGCATACAGAGGTGGATTCCACTATTATTAAAGACTTGTTTGCCAATGAAACAGGGTATGCCACCCCAAAGGTAGATATTAGAGCAGCTGTGTTTAAAAATAACAGAATCTTATTGGTGAAAGAAAAGACTGACGGTAAATGGGCGCTACCTGGCGGCTGGGGAGATATTGGACTGTCACCAAGTGAAGTGGCTGTTAAAGAAGTGAAAGAGGAATCGGGGTTTGATGTGAAAGCAACAAAATTAATGGCTGTGTTTGATAAGAAATTTCATGGCCATCCACCGTCTCCTTCACATGTATATAAGATACTAATAAACTGTAAAATTATTGGCGGAAATGCTGAGGTTGGAATAGAAACAAGTGAAGTTCAATTTTTTGCGGAGGATGCGTTGCCGCCTTTATCTCTGCCAAGAAATACAGAAGCACAAATCCAGATAGCTTTTAAACATCATTATAACGCTAATGAGCCAGTTTATTTTGATTAA
- a CDS encoding DMT family transporter, translating to MNKISRTRTVLLLTFLVIVWGVNWPLSKMALSYTPPLLFAGIRTVLGGLILLVFALPRIKQLRFKETWHLYVISAILNIIIFYGFQTVGLGYMPAGLFSSIVFIEPVLLGIFSWIWLGESMYGWKIIGLILGFAGVAIISTGGLTGDISMLGILLALGSAIGWGLGTVFVKKTGSSVDSIWMVTMQLLIGGLFLLGVGSSIESWSSIEWQMLFIANLLFISIFVIAFGWLAYFTLVGSGEASKVGSYTFLIPLIAIFCSSIVLNESITFKLVLGLICIIISICFVNIKLKPRRVKTQIEG from the coding sequence ATGAATAAAATATCTCGAACAAGAACAGTATTGCTTCTGACTTTTCTCGTTATTGTCTGGGGAGTCAACTGGCCGTTATCTAAAATGGCGCTTAGCTACACACCTCCATTGCTGTTTGCAGGAATTAGAACAGTACTTGGAGGATTGATATTGCTTGTGTTTGCATTGCCAAGAATAAAGCAATTAAGATTTAAAGAAACATGGCACTTATACGTAATTTCTGCAATATTAAACATCATCATATTTTACGGATTTCAAACAGTAGGCTTAGGCTATATGCCAGCTGGATTATTTTCAAGCATCGTCTTTATTGAACCAGTTCTGCTGGGAATATTCTCATGGATTTGGCTTGGAGAGTCTATGTACGGGTGGAAAATCATCGGCTTGATACTTGGCTTTGCTGGTGTTGCCATTATCAGTACTGGCGGGTTAACAGGTGATATCTCTATGCTTGGTATTCTACTTGCGCTTGGTTCAGCAATTGGCTGGGGATTAGGAACTGTATTTGTTAAGAAGACAGGTAGTTCTGTTGATTCTATTTGGATGGTCACAATGCAGCTCCTCATTGGAGGGCTTTTCCTGTTAGGTGTAGGTTCAAGCATAGAAAGCTGGTCAAGTATTGAGTGGCAAATGCTGTTTATTGCTAATTTGCTGTTCATTTCCATCTTTGTCATCGCCTTTGGGTGGCTTGCTTACTTCACCCTAGTAGGCTCTGGAGAAGCAAGCAAAGTAGGTTCCTACACCTTTCTCATCCCGCTGATTGCGATTTTTTGCAGCTCTATCGTTTTAAATGAATCGATTACTTTCAAGCTTGTGCTTGGACTTATCTGTATCATCATCAGTATCTGTTTTGTGAATATTAAGCTGAAACCAAGACGAGTGAAAACTCAAATAGAAGGATAA
- a CDS encoding DMT family transporter has product MTQKKANLILATVSMGWGTSYIFMKLLADTVSPMTMVSLRFGIAFIVMALLFSKRIFPIDRKTLKNSMITGLLLLGIFMFLSIGMKSTTASTAGFLTSTTVILVPVLQAIINRKWPSTKITLGVIIVSIGLSLLSLGDDFALSAGALYCLAGALFYAVHIIVTNRFIKVADPLKLGVYQLGFAAIYAAISGIFLFGNLTLPQAGMDWLAILGLALICSAYGFVMQPIAQKHTTPEMTGFLFALEPIFAAVFAFVFLQENIGLQGYVGALLVLCGVLTASMNTDKIGKAKRKQQVELKTKQPV; this is encoded by the coding sequence ATGACACAAAAAAAGGCAAATTTGATTTTAGCTACTGTCTCGATGGGATGGGGAACTTCATATATTTTTATGAAGCTTTTGGCTGATACCGTATCACCTATGACAATGGTGTCCCTGCGATTTGGGATTGCATTTATCGTAATGGCTTTATTGTTTTCAAAACGGATTTTTCCAATAGATAGGAAGACATTGAAAAATAGTATGATTACAGGATTGCTTTTATTAGGAATTTTTATGTTTCTTTCAATTGGAATGAAAAGCACCACCGCATCCACTGCAGGTTTCCTGACTAGCACAACAGTGATTTTAGTTCCTGTTTTGCAAGCAATTATTAATCGGAAATGGCCAAGTACAAAGATTACTTTAGGAGTTATCATTGTGTCTATCGGACTTTCGCTTCTGTCATTAGGCGATGACTTTGCCTTGTCAGCTGGAGCTCTCTACTGTTTAGCTGGAGCACTTTTTTATGCAGTGCATATTATCGTGACAAACCGCTTTATAAAGGTAGCAGATCCATTAAAGCTCGGTGTGTATCAGCTTGGTTTTGCGGCCATTTATGCTGCGATTAGCGGGATATTCCTATTTGGTAATCTCACGCTGCCTCAAGCGGGGATGGATTGGTTGGCAATTCTCGGTTTAGCGCTGATTTGTTCTGCATATGGATTTGTAATGCAGCCGATTGCGCAAAAGCATACTACACCTGAAATGACAGGGTTTTTATTTGCGCTGGAGCCGATTTTTGCAGCCGTGTTTGCCTTTGTTTTTCTCCAGGAAAATATCGGCCTGCAAGGATATGTAGGGGCATTACTTGTGCTTTGTGGCGTGTTGACCGCAAGTATGAACACAGATAAGATAGGAAAAGCAAAAAGGAAGCAGCAAGTTGAACTAAAGACAAAACAGCCTGTGTAA
- a CDS encoding glycosyl hydrolase family 18 protein: protein MKKTWIFIIIFAVSAMVASAYIYNNAKAKGDKEMILGYTTGDNDSYKSLTSFHKYINTIATDTFSFNENGYIVGATPENELGYAKKKQIKTYAVISNFGETDFDAELAHIVMTDKEAKNRFIKQLISLSKENGYSGVNIDFEAINPIDRSNYSNLIKAASSALHKEKVKTMVSVPAKSSDDKKNDWTWPYDYKQIGKYADYVQVMTYDEHGSWGDSGSIASRDWLQDTLDYSIKNIKSKKILMGIPAYGYDWNLDDSAQNKLVQWDYIQELLKKHKVKPTYDKVTASVFFTYNDNQKQKHVVWYENVLTIEKKTKLVKKYKLGGVSVYALGHESTSFWKAIQQGIK, encoded by the coding sequence TTGAAAAAAACGTGGATATTTATAATTATTTTCGCTGTTTCAGCAATGGTGGCTAGTGCCTATATTTATAATAATGCTAAAGCTAAAGGAGATAAGGAAATGATCCTTGGCTATACAACTGGAGATAATGATTCTTATAAATCACTGACATCCTTTCATAAATATATAAACACGATAGCGACAGATACTTTTTCATTTAATGAAAATGGCTATATAGTAGGAGCGACACCAGAAAATGAACTGGGGTATGCAAAAAAGAAGCAGATAAAAACATATGCAGTTATTTCTAACTTTGGGGAAACTGATTTTGATGCAGAGTTAGCACATATAGTTATGACGGATAAGGAAGCAAAGAATAGATTTATAAAACAACTGATAAGCTTATCGAAGGAAAATGGATATAGCGGAGTTAATATCGATTTTGAAGCAATTAACCCAATTGATCGTTCAAACTATTCTAATCTTATTAAAGCAGCCTCCTCCGCTCTGCATAAAGAAAAAGTGAAAACAATGGTATCTGTGCCGGCAAAATCATCCGATGATAAGAAGAATGATTGGACTTGGCCGTATGATTACAAACAAATTGGCAAATATGCCGATTATGTTCAAGTGATGACGTATGATGAACATGGTTCTTGGGGAGATTCTGGCTCTATAGCAAGTAGAGATTGGTTACAGGATACATTGGACTATTCAATAAAAAATATAAAATCAAAGAAAATACTTATGGGGATTCCAGCGTATGGATATGATTGGAATCTGGATGACTCTGCACAAAATAAACTAGTGCAGTGGGATTATATTCAGGAGCTTTTGAAAAAACATAAAGTAAAACCTACATATGATAAAGTGACAGCGTCTGTATTTTTTACTTATAATGATAATCAGAAGCAAAAGCATGTTGTCTGGTATGAAAATGTATTAACCATTGAGAAGAAAACAAAACTCGTAAAAAAATATAAACTTGGCGGTGTATCAGTCTATGCACTTGGCCATGAATCAACAAGCTTTTGGAAAGCGATTCAGCAAGGGATTAAATAA
- a CDS encoding DUF4097 family beta strand repeat-containing protein, which yields MKQPVRRITIIASGLIVLGILLAAIGFFSGAKLSIIKTETGLKAVGLEDRKHEEWVLNEFKNLEVDLADADIEIIPSNEYKLEIDRMEGSEITHQIKNNTLIINDKTAFPAITFSMNFSGAIQQTKIKVYIPESTEFDDVYIVSKFGDTNINGVTTNNFKIASNDSDVVIKNVKSNKLAIENKFGDITASNIEAAQLAIQINDGDAELSKIDITENASVINQFGDTNLSDFTSHDIKLESKDGDINIKGKLLGQSIIDSKFGDINLALANKESELSYDIDNDFGDITINGTEIVSKASKSVNGEDTLTVQSNDGDVEITLE from the coding sequence ATGAAACAACCTGTAAGACGGATTACGATAATTGCCAGCGGATTAATTGTGCTCGGCATCCTTCTTGCTGCTATTGGCTTTTTCTCTGGTGCAAAATTATCGATTATAAAAACAGAAACTGGCTTAAAAGCAGTTGGACTAGAAGATAGAAAGCATGAGGAATGGGTATTAAATGAATTTAAAAATCTTGAAGTTGATCTGGCTGATGCTGATATTGAGATAATTCCTTCTAATGAGTACAAACTGGAAATAGACAGAATGGAAGGCAGTGAAATAACCCATCAAATTAAAAATAACACACTAATTATTAACGATAAAACAGCTTTTCCAGCAATTACATTTAGTATGAATTTTTCTGGGGCCATCCAACAAACGAAGATCAAAGTTTATATTCCTGAAAGTACAGAGTTTGACGACGTTTATATTGTTAGTAAATTTGGAGATACAAACATTAATGGAGTGACTACAAATAATTTTAAGATTGCATCTAATGATAGTGATGTCGTAATAAAGAATGTTAAATCAAATAAATTAGCGATTGAAAACAAATTTGGCGATATTACCGCTTCGAATATTGAAGCAGCCCAATTAGCTATCCAAATAAATGATGGAGATGCCGAGTTGAGTAAAATTGATATTACAGAAAATGCAAGTGTGATTAACCAGTTTGGCGATACTAACTTAAGCGATTTTACAAGTCATGACATTAAGCTCGAAAGTAAAGACGGCGATATCAACATAAAAGGTAAATTATTAGGTCAATCAATCATAGATTCTAAATTTGGCGATATTAACTTGGCATTAGCAAACAAGGAATCAGAATTGAGTTATGATATCGACAATGATTTTGGTGATATTACTATTAATGGAACAGAAATAGTCTCCAAAGCGTCTAAATCCGTAAATGGAGAGGATACGCTAACCGTTCAATCAAATGATGGAGATGTTGAGATTACTTTGGAATAA
- a CDS encoding VOC family protein, with the protein MFSRVGQIMLYVHNQDEAVNFWTEKLGFAVISEENNNQGMRWIEIAPKEGAETSIILHNKEFVAKMSPGLNLATPSLMFFTDNLDQLYSELVNKKITVGEIVNMPSGRVFNFADNEENYFAVMEK; encoded by the coding sequence ATGTTTAGTAGAGTCGGTCAAATTATGTTATATGTTCATAACCAAGATGAGGCAGTGAACTTCTGGACAGAAAAATTAGGGTTTGCTGTAATCTCTGAAGAAAACAACAATCAAGGAATGAGATGGATTGAAATTGCTCCAAAAGAAGGAGCGGAAACGAGCATCATTTTGCATAATAAAGAATTCGTTGCTAAAATGTCGCCAGGATTAAATCTTGCTACACCATCTTTAATGTTTTTCACAGACAATCTTGATCAATTATACAGTGAGTTAGTAAACAAAAAAATAACAGTTGGCGAGATTGTAAATATGCCATCTGGCCGAGTATTTAACTTTGCAGATAATGAAGAAAACTATTTTGCAGTAATGGAAAAATAA